The Vibrio fortis DNA segment ATTGCAGCCCCAACGGTGGACGAAGCAAAACAGATTTTCAAAGCTCGTGAGGTTATGGAATTGGCCATCACTGAACTTGCGGTTAAGAACGCTACCAAAGCTCAAATCGACGAATGTAGAAAACTGGTCGCAAAAGAGAATTGCGCCTTCGAACAAGGTGATTACGGTTCGGGTCTGCGCCTCTCTGGTGAATTCCACATAAAACTTGCTGAAATGGCAGAGAATGCGCCACTACTGGCTTTTCAACGTAGCTTAGTCTCGCAAACCTCGCTACTGATCGCTCAATACGAAACAGGCAACCACTCAAACTGCTCTCAAGATGAGCATGAGCGATTACTTGATGCCATTGAATCAGGTGATGAAGAGCAAGCAGTTGACTTAATGCGTGAGCACCTGAACCATATCCGCTCTAAGCTCAACCTAGACAGCAGTACCGCCTCTAGCGATCTGCATGTGGTTTTCTCAGACCTACTCAAGAGTAAGTCCTAGTTCAGGCACTTTCTGAACAACTTATGTCCTCTCTAAAAGCGAGTTTCACACTCGCTTTTTTTATATCCAACGCTCAAAAAACACACCTATATCGTGCTCATTTTCTGAAGTTTTTGACTTCCTTTCTGGTATTTTTCCACAACGACTCGCCCGCTCAATGCTCACCAAAACCACCCTATTATCCAAACATTATTTGTATACATAGAGATAGCTTCATTCACCAACATAAACATTAGCTACCAATAACTACTTTATTAAAAACAACGAATTAAAACCAAATTATCATTGTATACAATTTCAAGAAAAATCCTTTTGTTGCATTTTTGTAAATAAATAGTTGACCACAGGGTCAGGATGGATAATTATTGACCAAGAAGTCAAAAAAATTACACATGGAATATGTCGATATACAAGGAGGTCTCTTGATTACTTTTTTGCTCAATCAGGAAATAAGACACGAAGACAATCTGTCGCCGAATATGACCGTACTTGATTACCTACGTACTCACGTCAACAAGACAGGGACTAAAGAGGGTTGCGGCTCTGGTGATTGCGGTGCGTGTACTGTGGTATTAGGTGAAGTGGTAAACGGGCAATTGCAGTATCGCTCGGTCAACTCATGCTTAACATTTGTTTCTGCTCTGCATGGGAAGCAGCTGATTACCGTAGAAGATCTGCAGAACCGAGATCGCTCTTTACACCCTGTACAACAAGCGGTTGTGGATTTTCATGGTTCACAGTGTGGCTACTGTACGCCTGGTTTCATCATGTCGATGTTCGCGCTCGGCAAAAATAAGCCTAACGCTAGCAAAGAAGATGTGATGGAGTCGCTAGCAGGTAACCTATGTCGCTGTACGGGCTACCGACCAATTGTCGATGCTGCAATGTCGTTGTCTACAGACCAACCTCTTATCGACCAATTCGCAGAACTTGAACGC contains these protein-coding regions:
- a CDS encoding GntR family transcriptional regulator; its protein translation is MTALKNSVSKGVKTKVTGQTQDDVVYCHIFDAILEQRLPPATKLSEEALAEIFSVSRTIIRRALLRLSLEQVVVIRPNRGAVIAAPTVDEAKQIFKAREVMELAITELAVKNATKAQIDECRKLVAKENCAFEQGDYGSGLRLSGEFHIKLAEMAENAPLLAFQRSLVSQTSLLIAQYETGNHSNCSQDEHERLLDAIESGDEEQAVDLMREHLNHIRSKLNLDSSTASSDLHVVFSDLLKSKS